A region of Granulicella aggregans DNA encodes the following proteins:
- a CDS encoding DUF4149 domain-containing protein, translating to MATLIRFLRLLSIVVWVGGIIFFAFVLAPIAFSVLPSQHLAGTVVGGSLRVLDIIGLICGAIFWLATVVPFRSSPTAHKRRYEIQLLLSAVMLMATAYLHAGILPAMERDRVQSGGDIEVAPKDNPAKMHFELLHKRSERLEGAILFMGLGLVLLIARESPPQTQ from the coding sequence ATGGCCACGCTGATCCGTTTCCTCCGCCTGCTCTCGATTGTCGTCTGGGTAGGCGGAATCATCTTCTTTGCCTTCGTGCTCGCGCCCATTGCCTTCTCCGTTCTACCCTCCCAACACCTGGCCGGAACCGTTGTCGGTGGTTCGCTTCGCGTCCTCGACATCATCGGTCTTATCTGCGGAGCGATCTTCTGGTTGGCCACGGTCGTTCCCTTCCGGAGTTCTCCGACGGCTCACAAAAGACGCTATGAGATTCAGCTTCTGTTGTCCGCAGTCATGCTTATGGCGACCGCTTACCTGCACGCCGGAATCCTGCCTGCGATGGAGCGAGACCGCGTGCAAAGCGGAGGAGACATTGAAGTCGCACCGAAGGACAATCCCGCAAAGATGCACTTCGAGTTGTTGCACAAGCGCTCTGAACGGCTTGAAGGCGCGATCCTCTTCATGGGCCTTGGCCTCGTTCTGCTGATCGCTCGTGAATCACCACCGCAGACACAGTAG
- a CDS encoding ZIP family metal transporter: MSTFWLSLLLGLGAGLADYLGGVLLVRRSPSAKALRYFVALGSGFMLSAVVLEMLPEGMKANPAWAPGLMLVGYCGVHLLEHTLVPHFHFGDPSLHFDGGPHHHEFISAKTSYSVLLGLATHTFFDGIAIGSGFALSHWLGWVLFFAIFLHKIPEGFTVASVMLAGGRSKTAALNSALFLGATTVAGVLVISLQPSLVKAGLPLSAGVTFYVAATDLVPEVNREPGIRMALVFFLGVMIFVLLRQFAPA; this comes from the coding sequence ATGTCCACTTTCTGGCTCAGTCTTCTGCTCGGCCTTGGTGCCGGCCTCGCCGACTACCTCGGCGGCGTGCTGCTCGTAAGACGTTCTCCGTCTGCGAAGGCGCTCCGCTACTTCGTCGCGCTTGGTTCAGGTTTCATGCTCTCCGCCGTCGTTCTGGAGATGCTGCCCGAAGGCATGAAGGCGAACCCTGCATGGGCACCAGGGCTTATGCTCGTCGGCTACTGCGGAGTCCATCTGCTCGAGCACACGCTCGTCCCCCACTTCCACTTCGGCGACCCGTCGTTGCACTTTGATGGCGGCCCGCATCATCACGAGTTCATCTCCGCGAAGACGAGCTACTCGGTCCTTCTGGGTCTGGCGACCCACACGTTCTTCGATGGCATCGCCATCGGCTCGGGATTCGCTCTCTCCCACTGGCTCGGCTGGGTGCTGTTCTTCGCTATCTTCCTGCACAAGATTCCCGAGGGATTCACCGTCGCCAGCGTCATGCTGGCCGGAGGCCGCAGCAAGACCGCCGCGCTCAACTCGGCGCTCTTTCTGGGGGCGACAACCGTTGCTGGAGTGCTTGTAATCAGTCTGCAGCCATCGCTGGTAAAGGCAGGCCTTCCGCTCTCGGCGGGCGTGACTTTTTATGTCGCCGCGACCGATCTGGTTCCCGAAGTAAATCGCGAACCCGGAATCCGCATGGCCCTGGTCTTTTTTCTGGGAGTGATGATCTTCGTTCTTCTGCGTCAGTTCGCGCCCGCGTAA
- a CDS encoding carboxypeptidase-like regulatory domain-containing protein: MQIRFNQLGTTLVLFTGFAVCLPAVAQFSPAAAVTGVVRDVQGVAQAGALVQVMTAGVDAPRSTFTDIHGRYSIANLTPGKYAVQASAALFVSTSKDNLQLRPGKWAVVNLTLATLFDTSAWLPAERRKSDEPGDDWKWTLRSSANRPMLRMADDDTGEATGVLTSSSATETKRDLTQARAAFTSGDGGFGHGGTHSLLAEGREFGDGSELMMRMDVGTPTEPAGVGPSTEVEVGFGRKMGYGSAVRTVVSYQGHPEVLSSGGGTASGIGITAFQMASAEQIALGDTVKIEVGSEVYAVKAVGAAMGADPFFRAAVQPTENWTLGYRMATSRELQGFADLDAVERDLPVTVSSGSHMETEHGRHQEVSVSRKLGHGVAEVTYYHDAMDHPAVAGRGVLADGEPVLQSLGSAGLGVLQDPSTASFRFLASAYSAGGMNLMVSEPLGPGLWAALEYSTGSALSGKKVGDGMSLTEASNQLYIASGQSATFAVKGRLIRSGTKLRAAYRWQPTGLVTAIDPYRAFSDQAYLSMAVRQPIHMGRLLPPGLEGTLNVTNLLAQGYKPFLSSDGSTLVLAQSPRTLEAGLSVTF; encoded by the coding sequence GTGCAGATCAGATTCAATCAACTCGGAACCACCCTGGTCCTGTTCACCGGCTTTGCGGTTTGCCTGCCGGCTGTGGCACAGTTCAGTCCCGCCGCAGCGGTAACCGGTGTTGTACGCGACGTTCAAGGGGTCGCGCAGGCTGGTGCGCTGGTGCAGGTGATGACCGCCGGAGTGGATGCTCCCCGGAGCACGTTTACCGATATTCATGGCCGGTACTCGATCGCGAATCTGACTCCAGGCAAGTACGCAGTGCAGGCCTCTGCCGCGCTTTTCGTCTCTACATCGAAAGACAATCTTCAACTCCGTCCGGGCAAATGGGCGGTCGTGAATCTGACGCTGGCGACACTGTTCGACACCTCGGCGTGGCTACCGGCGGAGCGGCGAAAGTCCGACGAGCCAGGGGATGACTGGAAGTGGACTCTGCGTTCGTCCGCAAATCGGCCCATGTTGCGCATGGCGGACGACGATACGGGCGAAGCGACAGGTGTCCTGACGTCATCGAGCGCCACGGAGACCAAGCGCGATCTGACCCAGGCGCGGGCGGCTTTTACGAGCGGCGATGGGGGCTTCGGGCACGGCGGTACGCACAGCCTGCTCGCCGAAGGCCGCGAGTTTGGCGACGGCTCCGAGTTGATGATGCGCATGGATGTGGGCACGCCAACGGAGCCTGCTGGAGTCGGGCCTTCGACCGAAGTTGAGGTAGGCTTTGGGCGCAAAATGGGATACGGCAGCGCGGTCCGGACGGTCGTCAGCTATCAAGGACATCCGGAGGTATTGAGTTCGGGCGGCGGGACTGCCAGCGGTATAGGGATCACAGCATTCCAGATGGCGAGCGCGGAGCAAATAGCGCTTGGCGACACGGTAAAGATTGAAGTTGGCAGCGAAGTTTATGCGGTGAAGGCGGTTGGAGCGGCTATGGGGGCCGATCCGTTCTTCCGGGCAGCGGTGCAGCCTACGGAGAACTGGACTTTGGGCTACCGCATGGCAACGTCGCGCGAGTTGCAGGGATTCGCCGACCTGGATGCCGTGGAGCGCGACCTTCCGGTGACTGTCTCTTCAGGCTCACACATGGAGACAGAGCATGGGCGGCACCAGGAGGTTTCGGTGTCTCGCAAGCTCGGCCATGGCGTGGCAGAGGTGACTTACTATCACGACGCCATGGACCATCCGGCAGTCGCTGGACGGGGTGTTCTAGCGGACGGCGAGCCCGTGCTGCAGTCGCTCGGGAGCGCAGGACTTGGCGTGCTGCAGGATCCTTCGACAGCGAGCTTCCGTTTCCTGGCTTCGGCGTACTCTGCCGGTGGCATGAACCTGATGGTCAGCGAGCCGCTCGGGCCGGGGCTATGGGCGGCGCTTGAGTACAGTACCGGTTCCGCGCTCTCGGGCAAGAAGGTTGGAGACGGGATGTCGCTGACGGAGGCCTCGAACCAGCTCTACATCGCCAGCGGACAGTCTGCAACGTTCGCGGTCAAGGGCCGTCTGATTCGGAGCGGGACCAAGCTGCGTGCGGCGTATCGCTGGCAGCCGACGGGCCTGGTTACCGCGATCGATCCTTACCGGGCATTCAGCGATCAGGCCTACTTGAGCATGGCTGTCAGGCAGCCGATTCACATGGGGCGGCTTCTTCCTCCGGGGTTGGAAGGCACCCTGAACGTCACGAATCTTCTGGCACAGGGATATAAGCCTTTTCTCTCCTCCGATGGCAGCACGCTGGTGCTTGCGCAATCGCCAAGGACGCTTGAGGCAGGGCTTTCAGTAACGTTCTAG
- a CDS encoding GWxTD domain-containing protein, with translation MKSFLRPLPVISSVLLVLLFIAGIFTPGLKAQTAAQPAAPADGVSKGPVTEEKPDPLKRRLTDKERFKQQKELKGELHGVYKKWVDEDVHWIITDTELQAFKSLGNDEERDQFIEQFWLRRNPNPDSPDNEYREEHYARIAYADEHFAAGKPGWKTDRGHIYIAYGKPDSIESHPSGGSYQRPQEEGGGETSTFPFEVWHYRYLEGVGDNVDIEFVDTCMCGDYHATIDRSEKDALKTVPGAGLTQSEQTGQSKKADRFSGGGIEQLGAGPFSSMNQSKQFDRLDRFAKIFAPPPIKFKDMEQFLTTSKILTGPPFLFDVRTDYVKVTNDTILVPLTLQLRNSDITFSNKDGVAMGTVNILGRVTNINHKPVQTFEDTVSVQTPSELLQRSKNNMSVYWKSLPLRPGLYRVDIVIKDVNNPDHVGTWTRSINVPKYDDDKLATSSLILADQMERVPSKDIGAGNFVIGNTRIRPRVPSGVAVPVTFHRGQNLNFWMQVYNLGIDEKSKKNDATIEYQVMDMATNKAVLQTQELTSKLSPNADQVTLEKSMPLASLQPGKYKVTIKVNDGISKQEVAESAPFTVD, from the coding sequence ATGAAGTCTTTCCTTCGGCCTCTGCCCGTTATCTCGTCCGTCTTGTTGGTTTTGCTGTTTATTGCAGGCATCTTCACGCCCGGCCTGAAGGCCCAGACCGCGGCCCAGCCTGCGGCCCCAGCCGACGGTGTCTCCAAGGGGCCGGTGACGGAAGAGAAGCCCGATCCTCTGAAGCGACGGTTGACGGATAAAGAGCGCTTCAAGCAGCAGAAGGAGCTGAAGGGCGAACTCCATGGCGTCTATAAGAAGTGGGTCGACGAGGACGTCCACTGGATCATCACGGACACGGAACTTCAGGCGTTCAAGAGCCTGGGTAACGATGAAGAGCGCGACCAGTTCATCGAGCAGTTTTGGCTGCGGCGCAACCCGAATCCTGACTCTCCCGACAACGAGTACCGCGAAGAGCACTACGCCCGCATTGCTTATGCCGATGAGCACTTTGCCGCCGGCAAGCCTGGCTGGAAGACCGACCGCGGACATATCTATATCGCCTACGGCAAGCCGGACAGCATCGAGTCGCACCCAAGCGGCGGAAGCTACCAGAGGCCGCAGGAAGAGGGCGGCGGAGAGACATCCACCTTCCCATTCGAGGTCTGGCACTACCGCTATCTTGAAGGTGTAGGCGATAACGTCGATATCGAGTTTGTGGATACCTGCATGTGCGGGGACTATCACGCAACCATCGACCGCTCCGAGAAGGACGCTCTCAAGACCGTGCCGGGTGCTGGACTTACCCAGTCCGAGCAGACCGGGCAGTCAAAGAAGGCTGATCGGTTCTCCGGCGGCGGCATCGAGCAGCTCGGCGCCGGACCATTTTCGTCGATGAACCAGAGTAAGCAATTCGATCGTCTAGACCGGTTTGCGAAGATCTTCGCTCCGCCACCGATCAAGTTCAAGGATATGGAGCAGTTCCTCACGACCTCGAAGATTCTTACGGGACCGCCGTTCCTTTTTGACGTACGCACGGATTACGTGAAGGTGACGAACGACACCATCCTGGTGCCCCTGACGCTTCAGCTCCGCAACAGCGACATTACCTTCTCGAACAAGGACGGCGTGGCGATGGGGACGGTCAACATCCTCGGTCGCGTGACAAACATCAACCACAAGCCGGTTCAGACATTCGAAGATACGGTCAGCGTGCAGACGCCGAGCGAGTTATTGCAGCGCTCGAAGAACAATATGTCGGTGTACTGGAAGTCTTTGCCGCTGCGTCCGGGGCTGTATCGAGTCGACATCGTGATTAAGGACGTCAACAATCCTGATCACGTTGGTACCTGGACTCGGAGCATCAACGTTCCCAAGTATGACGACGACAAGCTCGCAACTTCTTCGCTGATCCTTGCGGATCAGATGGAACGAGTGCCGAGCAAGGACATCGGAGCGGGGAACTTTGTCATTGGTAACACTCGGATTCGCCCGCGGGTACCCAGTGGAGTCGCCGTTCCGGTTACCTTCCATCGCGGACAAAATCTCAACTTCTGGATGCAGGTTTATAATCTGGGAATCGATGAGAAGAGCAAGAAAAATGACGCCACCATCGAGTATCAGGTGATGGATATGGCGACCAATAAAGCCGTACTCCAGACACAAGAGTTGACGTCCAAGTTGAGCCCGAATGCTGATCAGGTGACACTCGAAAAGAGTATGCCGCTGGCAAGCCTTCAGCCCGGCAAATACAAGGTGACGATCAAGGTCAACGATGGAATCTCGAAGCAAGAGGTAGCTGAATCGGCACCGTTCACAGTCGACTAA
- a CDS encoding efflux RND transporter periplasmic adaptor subunit, whose protein sequence is MSAKKIIIVVVVLLVVAGIVFGTIRHNASSVTKVSTAKVSREDLTSIVSGTGQIKPKTYVNIGATAFGRITHLYVKEGDHVKKGATLATLENVQPTSIVAAQEATIESSKTDVNSMIAAEQTAEANIAQAKADLVQKKFDYDRALALYNDKLIAKQDYDSKKAAYDVAVATLAQRQAALAQSRAQTASQRAKVNQAIASQRSNFDSLDKTISRAPFDGLVTNVPVREGETMVTGIQNAEGSTLMTLADMSVVTAEVKVDETDIVNIKLDQTVDVTVDALPGRTFKGHVTNVGDQALLRTTGIATSQSTTGTEEAKDFKVVVTIDASDANLEDLRPGLSATAKITTAHKPDALTIPIQALVQRDPVAEKALFDNGGKPPSGSPVAAASKEKPKPTQGVYVLTKNAKGKLTVNFVPVMTGVTGSTDIEVLSGLKEGDEIVTGRYKILRTLASGTKVKEDNSAEVSTDS, encoded by the coding sequence ATGAGCGCTAAGAAGATCATCATTGTCGTCGTCGTTCTACTCGTTGTGGCCGGAATCGTCTTCGGGACGATCCGTCATAATGCTTCGAGCGTCACCAAGGTCTCCACCGCCAAAGTCTCCCGCGAAGACCTTACCTCGATCGTCAGCGGGACCGGCCAGATCAAGCCAAAGACCTACGTCAACATCGGCGCGACCGCGTTCGGCAGGATCACCCACCTCTACGTAAAGGAAGGCGACCACGTCAAGAAGGGCGCGACTCTCGCCACCCTGGAGAACGTCCAGCCCACTTCCATCGTCGCCGCGCAGGAGGCCACGATCGAATCCTCTAAGACAGACGTCAACTCCATGATCGCCGCCGAACAGACCGCCGAGGCCAATATCGCCCAGGCCAAGGCCGACCTGGTCCAGAAGAAGTTCGACTACGATCGTGCGCTTGCGCTCTATAACGACAAACTCATAGCCAAACAGGACTACGACTCCAAGAAGGCAGCTTACGACGTCGCCGTAGCGACGCTTGCCCAGCGTCAGGCCGCCCTCGCGCAGTCCCGCGCCCAGACTGCGTCGCAGCGGGCTAAGGTAAATCAAGCCATCGCCAGCCAGCGTTCCAACTTCGACTCTCTGGATAAGACCATCAGCCGCGCTCCTTTCGACGGTCTCGTCACCAACGTCCCCGTCCGTGAAGGCGAGACCATGGTCACCGGCATCCAGAACGCGGAGGGCTCGACCCTCATGACGCTCGCGGATATGTCCGTCGTCACCGCGGAGGTAAAGGTCGACGAGACGGACATCGTCAATATCAAACTGGATCAGACCGTTGACGTCACCGTCGACGCGCTCCCCGGACGTACCTTCAAGGGCCACGTGACGAACGTGGGCGACCAGGCTTTGCTGAGGACTACCGGAATCGCCACCAGCCAGAGCACGACCGGAACCGAGGAAGCGAAAGACTTCAAGGTCGTCGTCACGATCGATGCAAGCGACGCCAATCTTGAAGATCTCCGTCCAGGTCTTTCGGCCACCGCGAAGATCACCACGGCTCACAAACCTGACGCACTAACGATTCCCATCCAGGCACTCGTACAGCGCGACCCCGTGGCCGAGAAAGCGCTCTTCGACAACGGAGGCAAGCCGCCATCAGGTTCTCCGGTGGCGGCCGCTTCCAAGGAAAAGCCTAAGCCCACTCAGGGAGTCTACGTTCTCACGAAGAACGCCAAGGGCAAGCTCACCGTAAACTTCGTTCCCGTCATGACCGGAGTTACCGGAAGCACGGACATCGAGGTCCTGAGCGGCTTGAAGGAAGGGGACGAGATCGTGACCGGCAGATACAAGATTCTCCGAACGCTCGCCAGCGGGACTAAAGTTAAGGAAGACAACTCCGCCGAGGTCTCAACCGACAGCTAG
- a CDS encoding ABC transporter ATP-binding protein, which translates to MPTEVQEIVSAEAHPNAAGPGPGDVIVTDALWKTYEMGDQQVNALRGVNLRIKHNEYVAIMGPSGSGKSTLMNLIGCLDSPTKGKYWLNGHNVSELNDDELARIRNKEIGFVFQTFNLLARATSLHNVELPLIYNGTPAAERIARAKAVLESVNLGSRMMHKPNELSGGQRQRVAIARALVNKPSIILADEPTGNLDSKTGVEIMALFDDLHAKGNTIVVVTHEPDIAEYAHRIVTIRDGAVASDHPSARMTAGA; encoded by the coding sequence ATGCCCACTGAAGTCCAGGAAATAGTCAGCGCCGAAGCCCACCCCAACGCCGCCGGTCCCGGCCCCGGAGACGTCATCGTCACCGACGCACTCTGGAAGACCTATGAGATGGGCGATCAACAGGTGAACGCCCTGCGCGGGGTCAATCTCCGCATCAAACATAATGAGTATGTCGCCATCATGGGCCCCTCCGGCTCCGGCAAATCCACGCTGATGAACCTCATCGGCTGCCTCGACTCCCCGACCAAGGGAAAGTACTGGCTCAACGGCCATAACGTCTCGGAACTCAATGACGATGAGCTTGCCCGCATCCGCAACAAGGAGATTGGTTTCGTCTTCCAGACCTTCAATCTTCTGGCCCGCGCTACCTCGCTGCACAACGTCGAGCTCCCGCTCATCTACAACGGCACGCCGGCTGCCGAGCGTATCGCTCGCGCCAAGGCCGTTCTCGAATCGGTCAACCTCGGCTCCCGCATGATGCACAAGCCGAACGAGCTCTCCGGCGGACAGCGCCAGCGCGTCGCCATCGCCCGCGCCCTGGTGAACAAGCCATCCATCATCCTTGCCGACGAACCTACCGGTAACCTCGACTCGAAGACAGGCGTCGAGATCATGGCGCTCTTTGATGACCTCCACGCCAAGGGAAATACCATCGTCGTCGTCACCCACGAGCCAGACATCGCCGAGTATGCCCACCGCATCGTGACTATTCGCGATGGCGCGGTCGCCTCGGATCATCCTTCTGCGAGAATGACCGCGGGCGCCTAA
- a CDS encoding GrpB family protein has translation MLGLKNDVNLLADYDPSWIDAYAEEKARLDVALGDIAKAIEHFGSTSVPGMRAKPILDIIVGVSPFEDWERCKAPLESIGYDFVANAGIPRHHIFGRGRDLTERTHILHVVDYDTEEWSLNLAFRDALRNDAALREKYIAEKEHAAAVAPEGRARYTALKSSFISGMKGRLASIMRPFTRA, from the coding sequence TTGCTTGGACTAAAGAACGATGTAAATCTTCTGGCCGACTACGACCCGTCGTGGATCGATGCCTATGCGGAGGAAAAAGCTCGCCTCGATGTTGCGCTCGGCGACATCGCGAAGGCGATCGAACACTTCGGCTCGACGTCTGTTCCGGGAATGCGCGCTAAACCAATCCTGGACATCATCGTCGGCGTCAGTCCTTTCGAAGATTGGGAGCGCTGCAAAGCTCCACTCGAATCAATAGGCTACGACTTCGTCGCCAACGCCGGGATCCCCCGCCACCACATCTTCGGACGCGGGCGCGACCTCACCGAACGCACGCATATTCTGCATGTTGTGGACTACGACACGGAGGAGTGGAGCCTCAACCTGGCCTTCCGTGATGCCCTTCGCAACGACGCCGCGCTCCGTGAAAAGTACATCGCTGAAAAGGAACACGCTGCCGCTGTGGCACCCGAGGGCCGCGCCCGCTACACCGCTCTCAAGAGTTCCTTCATCTCGGGGATGAAGGGCAGGCTCGCTTCGATCATGCGCCCGTTCACGCGCGCGTAA
- a CDS encoding amino acid permease: MSKLFAKKSMTVLMAEAQAEGSETLERSLGPFSLTALGVGAVIGAGIFVLSGLASQKVGPALMLSFVLSGLGCLFAGLCYAEFAAMIPLAGSAYTYAYATLGELMAWIIGWDLTLEYAMGASTVSSGWSNHFIELLAIVHINFPLWLSYDHWTGQATALKIVARQALAKSDPSLVVGSRPFSDALAALVAHPSQAMVDQAHALLGAPTIFGVEIGFNLPAFLIALVITTVLVIGIKESAKFNATIVVLKVSVVLFVLYLGAHYVNRANWGNDWHSFAPFGWAGIGKAAGLIFFSYIGFDAVSTTAQEAKNPQRDMPIGIIVSLSVCTLLYIGVAAVLTGMVYWPSINIEAPIARAFLDHNLVWAANIITIGAIAGLTSVMLVMLLGQSRVLYAMANDGLLPKAFFGSIHPKFRTPWKATILAGALAAIVGSVTPIEIIGDMVNIGTLLAFVIVCIAIMVLRRKDPTRERPFKTPLVPLVPILGIAFNAYMMYTLGKWNWIRLIVWLLIGLVVYFTYSQKNSRLQKQIAAELE, translated from the coding sequence ATGTCGAAGCTTTTCGCAAAGAAGTCAATGACCGTACTCATGGCAGAGGCCCAGGCAGAAGGGTCAGAGACGCTGGAACGCTCTCTTGGGCCGTTTTCGCTCACGGCGCTGGGCGTAGGCGCTGTGATTGGCGCCGGGATCTTCGTTCTTTCGGGCCTGGCCTCTCAGAAGGTCGGTCCCGCGTTGATGCTTTCTTTTGTGTTGTCGGGGTTGGGGTGTCTCTTCGCCGGCCTTTGCTACGCAGAATTCGCCGCGATGATCCCTCTCGCTGGTTCGGCCTACACCTATGCTTATGCCACGCTGGGTGAGTTGATGGCGTGGATCATCGGCTGGGACCTGACGCTCGAATACGCTATGGGTGCGAGCACGGTGAGCTCCGGGTGGTCGAATCATTTCATCGAACTGCTGGCGATCGTGCATATTAATTTCCCCTTGTGGCTCTCGTACGACCACTGGACGGGTCAAGCGACAGCGCTGAAGATTGTGGCGCGTCAAGCGCTGGCAAAGTCCGATCCCTCTCTGGTTGTCGGATCCAGGCCCTTCAGTGACGCTCTCGCGGCGCTGGTTGCTCATCCGTCGCAGGCCATGGTTGACCAGGCGCATGCTTTGCTTGGAGCACCTACGATCTTCGGTGTTGAGATCGGGTTCAACCTGCCAGCATTCCTCATCGCGCTGGTGATCACTACAGTTCTTGTGATCGGGATCAAAGAGTCCGCAAAGTTCAATGCGACGATTGTGGTGTTGAAGGTTTCGGTGGTGCTCTTCGTTCTGTATTTGGGTGCCCATTATGTCAATCGGGCGAACTGGGGCAACGACTGGCACAGCTTTGCCCCTTTTGGCTGGGCGGGGATTGGTAAAGCGGCTGGCCTGATCTTCTTCTCTTACATCGGCTTCGACGCGGTATCCACCACGGCGCAGGAGGCGAAGAACCCCCAGCGCGATATGCCGATAGGGATCATCGTGTCGCTGTCGGTATGCACGTTGCTTTACATAGGCGTGGCCGCAGTGTTGACCGGGATGGTTTACTGGCCATCGATCAATATCGAAGCGCCGATCGCGAGAGCGTTTCTAGATCACAACCTCGTCTGGGCCGCCAACATCATTACGATTGGAGCGATTGCTGGCCTCACAAGCGTGATGCTGGTGATGCTCCTTGGCCAGAGCCGCGTGCTCTATGCGATGGCCAATGATGGATTGCTCCCGAAGGCATTCTTCGGCTCGATTCACCCAAAGTTCCGCACGCCTTGGAAGGCTACAATCCTGGCAGGAGCACTGGCCGCGATCGTTGGATCAGTGACCCCGATTGAGATCATCGGCGACATGGTGAACATCGGAACGTTGCTCGCCTTTGTCATCGTATGCATCGCGATCATGGTGCTTCGACGCAAGGATCCCACGCGAGAGCGGCCCTTCAAGACGCCCTTAGTTCCGCTGGTGCCCATCCTGGGGATCGCCTTCAACGCATACATGATGTACACGCTGGGCAAGTGGAACTGGATCCGTTTGATTGTCTGGCTCCTCATCGGGCTGGTGGTTTACTTCACTTACAGTCAGAAGAACAGCCGGTTGCAGAAACAGATCGCTGCTGAACTAGAGTAG
- a CDS encoding APC family permease — protein sequence MGLFSATAIVMGSMIGSGIFIVSADMSRTLGSPALLIAAWLVTAVMTIIGALSYGELAAMMPKAGGQYVYLRESLGPLWGFLYGWTLFLVIQTGTIAAVGVGFGKFLGVFIPGVSTKNWIWHVGSGTIGLNTANLVAILIITLLTFTNTLGVKLGAAVQNVFTSAKIVALAAVVLVGALAKNAVAMAANFGAGWHAFWAGSGLTALHPVQVGASGPTVLVGVLTVVAVVQVGSLFSADAWNNVTFTAGEIRNPKRNLPLSLAIGTGVVLLLYVLCNFVYLSALPLVGDPNATTLAGRGIQYAAEDRVATAVMEAVFGSVGAKLMAGAILISTFGCVNGMLLAGARVYYAMSRDGLFFKGVGKLSPKSNTPVNSLWVQWAWTCLLCLSGSYGQLLDYVVFAVLVFYILTIVGLFVLRRTRPDAVRPYKAFGYPVLPAVYIAMAAWICVVLLRYKPQYTWPGLILVLIGVPVYLLWKRGGSAKTPEPKVAD from the coding sequence ATGGGGTTGTTCTCGGCGACGGCCATCGTGATGGGGTCGATGATCGGGTCGGGGATCTTCATTGTGTCGGCGGACATGTCGCGGACTCTGGGGTCGCCGGCACTGCTGATCGCGGCGTGGCTAGTGACGGCGGTGATGACGATCATCGGTGCGCTCAGCTACGGTGAACTGGCGGCGATGATGCCAAAGGCGGGCGGCCAGTATGTGTATCTTCGCGAGTCGCTGGGGCCGCTGTGGGGATTTCTGTATGGATGGACGCTCTTCCTGGTGATCCAGACAGGGACGATTGCGGCGGTTGGCGTGGGCTTTGGGAAGTTTCTGGGTGTCTTCATTCCGGGCGTGAGCACGAAGAACTGGATATGGCATGTGGGTTCGGGCACGATCGGCCTGAACACGGCGAACCTTGTCGCGATCCTCATTATCACGCTGCTGACGTTCACCAATACGCTCGGCGTGAAGCTGGGTGCGGCGGTGCAAAATGTCTTTACCTCAGCGAAGATCGTGGCCCTTGCTGCGGTGGTGCTGGTAGGTGCTCTGGCGAAGAATGCCGTGGCGATGGCGGCGAACTTCGGAGCGGGATGGCACGCGTTCTGGGCTGGCTCCGGGCTGACAGCGCTGCATCCGGTGCAGGTCGGGGCGAGTGGGCCGACCGTGCTTGTGGGTGTACTCACGGTTGTAGCAGTGGTGCAGGTGGGATCGCTGTTTTCGGCGGATGCTTGGAACAACGTGACGTTCACGGCAGGGGAGATCCGAAATCCGAAGCGCAACCTGCCGCTCTCGTTGGCGATAGGCACGGGCGTCGTGTTGCTACTTTACGTGCTTTGTAACTTTGTCTATCTGAGCGCACTTCCGCTTGTCGGTGATCCGAATGCGACTACGCTGGCAGGACGGGGCATTCAGTACGCCGCAGAGGATCGAGTCGCGACAGCCGTTATGGAGGCAGTCTTTGGCAGCGTCGGCGCGAAGCTGATGGCTGGAGCCATACTTATATCAACATTTGGATGTGTGAACGGGATGCTGCTGGCGGGTGCCCGGGTGTACTACGCGATGAGCCGGGACGGGCTCTTCTTCAAGGGCGTGGGCAAGCTGAGTCCGAAGTCGAATACGCCGGTGAACTCACTTTGGGTACAGTGGGCGTGGACGTGTCTTCTCTGTCTTTCGGGCAGCTATGGGCAGTTGCTGGATTACGTCGTCTTCGCGGTCCTGGTCTTCTACATCCTCACGATTGTCGGACTCTTTGTGCTGCGACGGACGCGCCCGGATGCGGTGAGGCCGTATAAGGCGTTTGGCTACCCGGTGCTCCCGGCAGTGTATATCGCGATGGCAGCATGGATTTGTGTTGTACTCTTGCGTTACAAACCTCAGTACACTTGGCCGGGGCTGATTCTGGTTTTGATCGGCGTTCCGGTATATCTGCTGTGGAAGCGAGGCGGCTCGGCCAAGACGCCGGAGCCGAAAGTAGCCGATTAG